In one Magallana gigas chromosome 7, xbMagGiga1.1, whole genome shotgun sequence genomic region, the following are encoded:
- the LOC105345958 gene encoding transmembrane channel-like protein 7, translating to MAAREPNEHEEEDDTVNIVLHEPGAEQENERPLLSDVTPLEGFRGRCQTDSGVIVRLRKNPRLRKRGTARVVTLLLNDNDLDLQGDIRSKLPSVRIRRYTTSRSIKDRRIDLQRINEGRYVRPRPFWERYEDLKNRNRMSFRNVAKAVKVSTLERIEIQARKWHKWKMKFKDIRQSLTVFHGTLRGIEGRYGMAIMTYFRFVKWLMFLNFYIMLITFAILVIPFAALSPSKFDDILGNKSLPAAANVSSEVYNMTLQAVNCTQQYIRHTDQVHGSVHTGATLFVDLIQGTGYMERSMLFYGAYNNRTYEEDGHQTVYNIGVAYLISVFSSFLLSFILIIKNSAKNMKASHGVEKSVAQFTNKVFGGWDYCIKESRAANHKKKVIGGALAADLAEQERSKRLGLRTWVDWLEVWGMRIVINTLVFILLCGSLALIGLTTSKMIDESNGTKSSAGYTLFYQFVPHLTITLINLVVPRVFQKLVFFEEYKHETQIKITLFRSILLRLASPVALMVMLYDKLLLEDDEETKICGNLRWTADDDPSSVRCWETYVGQQVYKLLLIDIVVGILVVLLWHTPRRYINTKYRDRFKLVRLVGPQEFDLAKSVVDIIYAQNLCWFGLLFCPLIPAITLLHNIIVFFVKKVDLFKNCRPESRPYKTSKSTSLFMKVLLLSFMLAVVPAGYIVGKIQPSQSCGPFRMYGDHSYRMYHSLVNYVYSWNKAPQAVFFFIGTGIFVVPLLILLLLLMYYYWVIGRGYATKEEFALEDLKMEKMDTKFLLKQINKEKEELLRKDSDC from the exons ATGGCTGCCAGAGAGCCAAACGAACATGAAGAAGAAGACGACACTGTGAATATAGTGCTCCATGAACCTGGTGCTGAACAGGAAAATGAAAGGCCATTATTGAGTGATGTCACGCCATTAGAAG GATTCCGGGGACGATGTCAGACAGACTCAGGGGTGATTGTGAGGCTGAGGAAGAACCCCCGCCTCAGGAAGAGGGGGACAGCCCGAGTGGTGACCCTGCTTCTGAATGACAATGATCTGGATCTACAAGGAGACATTCGGAGTAAGCTTCCCAGTGTTCGGATCCGAAGGTACACGACGTCCAGGTCAATCAAAGACCGAAGGATAGACCTACAGAGGATCAACGAGGGGCGCTATGTCAGGCCGCGGCCTTTCTGGGAGAGGTACGAGGACCTTAAAAACAGGAACCGGATGTCTTTTAGAAATGTTGCCAAAGCAGTAAA AGTGTCAACATTGGAGAGAATAGAAATACAAGCAAGG AAATGGCACAAATGGAAAATGAAGTTCAAGGACATTCGTCAGTCACTGACCGTGTTCCATGGGACCCTGAGAGGGATAGAGG GTCGATATGGAATGGCAATAATGACTTACTTCCGATTTGTGAAGTGGCTGATGTTCTTAAATTTCTACATCATGCTGATCACATTTGCAATCTTGGTGATTCCTTTTGCTGCGCTGAGTCCCTCAAAGTTTGATGATATTCTGGGTAACAAGTCGTTGCCTGCGGCGGCCAATGTATCGAGTGAGGTCTACAATATGACCCTACAGGCTGTGAACTGTACCCAGCAGTACATCAGACACACGGACCAAGTCCACGGATCCGTACACACCGGTGCTACACTGTTTGTCGATCTCATTCAGGGGACG GGATACATGGAGAGATCTATGTTGTTTTATGGTGCTTACAACAATAGAACGTATGAAGAGGATGGTCACCAAACGGTGTACAACATCGGAGTGGCCTATCTCATCAGTGTCTTCAGTAGCTTTCTTCTGAGCTTCATCCTTATCATCAAGAA ttctGCTAAGAATATGAAAGCTTCTCATGGTGTAGAGAAGTCAGTGGCTCAGTTTACCAACAAGGTGTTTGGGGGTTGGGACTACTGTATCAAGGAGAGCCGGGCAGCTAATCACAAAAAGAAGGTCATTGGGGGAGCTCTGGCT GCTGACCTCGCTGAACAAGAGCGGAGTAAGCGCCTGGGTCTGAGGACATGGGTGGACTGGCTGGAGGTCTGGGGGATGAGGATCGTCATCAACACCCTGGTCTTTATTCTGTTGTGTGGGTCTCTTGCTCTGATAGGTCTCACCACCTCTAAGATGATAGAT GAAAGCAATGGGACCAAGAGTAGTGCCGGCTACACACTCTTCTACCAGTTTGTACCACACCTAACCATCACTTTAATTAATCTGGTTGTGCCTCGAGTCTTTCAGAAGCTTGTGTTTTTTGAGGAGTACAAACATGAAACGCAAATAAAAATCACACTCTTCAg GAGTATACTTTTGCGACTAGCCTCTCCAGTTGCATTGATGGTCATGTTGTATGATAAGTTACTGTTGGAAGATGATGAAGAAACAAAAATCTGTGGGAATTTGAGGTGGACTGCTGATGATGACCCCAGCTCTGTCAGG TGCTGGGAGACCTACGTAGGGCAGCAGGTCTATAAGCTTCTGCTGATAGATATAGTGGTTGGTATACTGGTGGTCCTACTGTGGCACACCCCAAGAAG atatataaacacaaaatacCGGGATCGGTTTAAACTTGTGAGATTGGTTGGACCCCAAGAGTTTGACTTAGCAAAGAGTGTTGTTGATATTATTTATGCACAGAATCTGTGTTG GTTCGGTCTCCTGTTTTGTCCCTTGATTCCTGCTATAACGCTTCTTCACAATATCATAGTCTTCTTTGTAAAAAAG GTTGACCTCTTTAAAAACTGTCGTCCAGAATCCAGGCCATATAAAACCTCCAAGTCCACTTCTCTGTTTATGAAGGTGTTGTTGCTATCCTTTATGCTGGCAGTTGTTCCTGCTGGATACATTGTAGGAAA AATTCAGCCGAGCCAGAGTTGTGGCCCTTTCCGTATGTATGGTGACCACTCCTACAGAATGTACCACAGCTTGGTGAACTATGTCTACTCCTGGAACAAGGCTCCCCAGGCTGTCTTCTTCTTCATCGGCACCGGCATCTTCGTGGTTCCACTCCTTATTTTATTGTT GTTACTGATGTACTATTACTGGGTCATAGGACGTGGGTATGCCACTAAAGAGGAGTTTGCGCTAGAGGACTTGAAAATG GAGAAAATGGACACAAAGTTTCTTCTTAAACAAATTAACAAGGAAAAGGAGGAATTATTACGGAAGGACAGTGATTGTTAA
- the LOC105345957 gene encoding 5'(3')-deoxyribonucleotidase, cytosolic type isoform X3: MAGFPSGTCSPVLKMAGRRGISAMAQKQLLVLVDLDGVMADFDGHFLTKWKQTYPEEPFIALEDRKTFYLVDQYETLKEGLKPKIKSVYQSKGFFRELPPIAGACDALKEMNEMEGVEVFICSSPLFFYKYSSTEKFAWVEHYLGADWINRTILTRDKTIVNGHILIDDNVKIKGAVDCPSWEHVVFTAHYNKHMNLRGKKRLDNWTDGSWRDLIMDFKKRL, from the exons ATCAGGAACCTGTTCTCCAGTACTAAAGATGGCAGGGAGACGGGGTATTTCTGCCATGGCCCAGAAGCAACTGTTGGTGCTTGTAGACTTGGATGGTGTGATGGCCGATTTTGATGGGCATTTTCTCACAAAATGGAAACAGACCTACCCAGAAGAACCTTTTATTGCATTAGAAGacagaaaaacattttacttgGTCGACCAGTATGAGACATTGAAAGAAGGACTAAAG CCAAAGATCAAGTCTGTGTATCAATCAAAAGGATTCTTCAGGGAACTTCCCCCAATAGCTGGAGCTTGTGACGCATTGAAGGAGATGAATGAAATGGAAGG aGTGGAAGTATTTATCTGCTCTAGTCCACTATTTTTCTACAAATACAGTTCCACAGAGAAG TTTGCATGGGTAGAACACTATTTAGGAGCGGATTGGATAAACAGAACCATATTGACTAGGGATAAAACAATTGTTAATGGACATATCCTGATAGATGACAATGTCAAAATCAAAG GTGCTGTGGACTGTCCATCATGGGAACATGTGGTGTTTACTGCTCATTATAACAAACACATGAACCTGAGAGGAAAGAAGCGGCTAGACAACTGGACAGATGGATCCTGGCGTGATCTTATCATGGACTTCAAGAAAAGACTTTGA
- the LOC105345957 gene encoding 5'(3')-deoxyribonucleotidase, cytosolic type isoform X2 → MFTCIIRSGTCSPVLKMAGRRGISAMAQKQLLVLVDLDGVMADFDGHFLTKWKQTYPEEPFIALEDRKTFYLVDQYETLKEGLKPKIKSVYQSKGFFRELPPIAGACDALKEMNEMEGVEVFICSSPLFFYKYSSTEKFAWVEHYLGADWINRTILTRDKTIVNGHILIDDNVKIKGAVDCPSWEHVVFTAHYNKHMNLRGKKRLDNWTDGSWRDLIMDFKKRL, encoded by the exons ATCAGGAACCTGTTCTCCAGTACTAAAGATGGCAGGGAGACGGGGTATTTCTGCCATGGCCCAGAAGCAACTGTTGGTGCTTGTAGACTTGGATGGTGTGATGGCCGATTTTGATGGGCATTTTCTCACAAAATGGAAACAGACCTACCCAGAAGAACCTTTTATTGCATTAGAAGacagaaaaacattttacttgGTCGACCAGTATGAGACATTGAAAGAAGGACTAAAG CCAAAGATCAAGTCTGTGTATCAATCAAAAGGATTCTTCAGGGAACTTCCCCCAATAGCTGGAGCTTGTGACGCATTGAAGGAGATGAATGAAATGGAAGG aGTGGAAGTATTTATCTGCTCTAGTCCACTATTTTTCTACAAATACAGTTCCACAGAGAAG TTTGCATGGGTAGAACACTATTTAGGAGCGGATTGGATAAACAGAACCATATTGACTAGGGATAAAACAATTGTTAATGGACATATCCTGATAGATGACAATGTCAAAATCAAAG GTGCTGTGGACTGTCCATCATGGGAACATGTGGTGTTTACTGCTCATTATAACAAACACATGAACCTGAGAGGAAAGAAGCGGCTAGACAACTGGACAGATGGATCCTGGCGTGATCTTATCATGGACTTCAAGAAAAGACTTTGA
- the LOC105345957 gene encoding 5'(3')-deoxyribonucleotidase, cytosolic type isoform X1 — protein MFTCIIRINYRSEYEDRGVGRSGTCSPVLKMAGRRGISAMAQKQLLVLVDLDGVMADFDGHFLTKWKQTYPEEPFIALEDRKTFYLVDQYETLKEGLKPKIKSVYQSKGFFRELPPIAGACDALKEMNEMEGVEVFICSSPLFFYKYSSTEKFAWVEHYLGADWINRTILTRDKTIVNGHILIDDNVKIKGAVDCPSWEHVVFTAHYNKHMNLRGKKRLDNWTDGSWRDLIMDFKKRL, from the exons ATCAGGAACCTGTTCTCCAGTACTAAAGATGGCAGGGAGACGGGGTATTTCTGCCATGGCCCAGAAGCAACTGTTGGTGCTTGTAGACTTGGATGGTGTGATGGCCGATTTTGATGGGCATTTTCTCACAAAATGGAAACAGACCTACCCAGAAGAACCTTTTATTGCATTAGAAGacagaaaaacattttacttgGTCGACCAGTATGAGACATTGAAAGAAGGACTAAAG CCAAAGATCAAGTCTGTGTATCAATCAAAAGGATTCTTCAGGGAACTTCCCCCAATAGCTGGAGCTTGTGACGCATTGAAGGAGATGAATGAAATGGAAGG aGTGGAAGTATTTATCTGCTCTAGTCCACTATTTTTCTACAAATACAGTTCCACAGAGAAG TTTGCATGGGTAGAACACTATTTAGGAGCGGATTGGATAAACAGAACCATATTGACTAGGGATAAAACAATTGTTAATGGACATATCCTGATAGATGACAATGTCAAAATCAAAG GTGCTGTGGACTGTCCATCATGGGAACATGTGGTGTTTACTGCTCATTATAACAAACACATGAACCTGAGAGGAAAGAAGCGGCTAGACAACTGGACAGATGGATCCTGGCGTGATCTTATCATGGACTTCAAGAAAAGACTTTGA